The genomic interval aatattacaaattgtcatgcagttattaatgtgaatgaatggtactccacatcacatgcccagacttccctctccccagacacttcctctagctcttccggggggacaccgaggcgttcccaggccagccgggagacatagtccctccagcgtgtcctaggtcttccccggggtctcctcccggtgggacgggaccggaacaccttcccaggaaggcgttccggaggcatccgaaacagatgcccaagccacctcagctgacccctctcgatgtggaggagcagcggctctactctgagctcctcccgggtgaccgagcttctcaccctatctctaagggatcgcccggccaccctgcggagaaagctcatttcggccgcctgtatccgggatcttgtcctttcgctcatgaccataggtgagagtaggaacgtagattgactggtaaatcgagagcttcgccttgtggctcagctctttcttcaccacgacagaccgatacatcgactgcattactgcagaagctgcaccgatccgtctttcaatgtcgttattattattatttctattattattattattatttaaaagaagaagaatgtcaattttattattttgtcagtctgaattatattttggtcattaaaagccttttattactgaacccagtccgtgcgcaactgccgggcctaacacTGAAAAGtaatgtaaagcgcacaggctcgcatctgaaggaatacatataaatcaaatgctttggtaaagtcacacaaattaaacattgaagtccatgttgcacaaaaataaacactgaagtttgtaattatgttgttgttttttttacagtgggtcataatatatcatatcttttagtttgtcagtgcgttaggatttttttttctgcgcatttctgcactaactcaaaacgtgcgtacaccacctcctgagctggcgtaggatttgagagtgccgtacgccaacgtccatattgataaatctcaaagtcaccgtggttttgggtgtacgccaggtgtacgctggaaatttggtgtacgcacttttgataaatgagggccgaTGTGTGGTTTTaagcagtgtatatatacagtacattgtttttaaataaatattagaaCTATATATTTGTTAAGTGACAGGTATAGTTAATGAcattcaattaattaattaaatagatTTAACAGGTAAAATAAGTCCTGTATTGAACATTGAGTCTAATGCTGTTATTCAAAGAAGAAAGCAGTTCAAACCTGGGGTTCATAGTAGTTTAAAGAAGAAAGCAGTTCAAACCTGGGGTTCATAGTAGTTTAAAGAAGAAAGCAGTTCAAACCTGGGGTTCATAGTACTTTATGACTCCTGTCCTTTTAGTGTTCCCAGTCAGGTCCATTTTGTAGGCGGAGTAGAGAGGGATCCTTCTGCCTCGGTCGTACAGGGTGGCAAATTGATAGTTGTCACCAGGTTTGTCGCCATACTTCTGACAGATGTATGCAGGACTGGCAGCCTCATAAGCAGAGAGGCAGATGTTTAGATCTTCTTGTGGATCCTTTAAGGAATCAGGTTTATTTCTGAAATCCTGGATTTTCTCTTTAACCTCCTTCGATGTTTGTATAATTGTTTCCAATTTGGCTTTTAATTTATCATTGGTTACTAAATTTGATAGATCTTGACATTGTTGGATAACCATATCTAACGCTGATTGTATGTAATTTAATTCTACTGGAACTTGATCAATTCCACATTTAACATGCTCTAACAGTGTATACACATTAATGTTGTCCTGTGAACATGCTTTTAATAAATCAGTTTTATAATTGTTATTGTGTAGTATATTGTAAATTTCTTGGTACAACTTTACAGACTCCTCTCTAAGCTCCTCTTTACTGATGGTGACTCCGTCATGAGGTTTGGGGGTGTTCATAGCTATATCAAGACCCTGAACCGGTTTTCCTTTAAAGAAAAAACGGTTGCACTGGTTGAAGTTTTCAAACACTTCTCCTCTGACAGCTGATATAACAGATACACTCAGAACCAACAGGAACAGCCGGGCCATGTTGAAACTGTAGAGACAGACAACATTAATCCACACCAAACCTCCAAACTATAGACAATAACCCAggactatatacagtggggagaacaagtatttgatacactgccgattttgcaggttttcctacttacaaagcatgtagaggtctgtcatttttatcataggtacacttcaactgtgagagacggaatctaaaaaagatccagaaaattacattgtatgatttttaaataattaatttgcattttattgcatgacataagtatttgatcacttaccaaccagtaagaattccagctctcacagacatgttcttttttctttaagaagccctcctattctccactcattacctgtattaactgcacctgtttgaactcgttacctgtatacaagacacctgtccacacaatcaatcaaacagactccaacctctccacaatggccaagaccagagagctgtgtatggacatctgggataaaattgtagacctgcacaaggctaggatgggctacaggacaataggtcagcagcttggtgagaaggaaacaactgttcatcctggtcaagaactacaggaaacatatgatctctgcaattgcaaacaaaggtttctgtaccaaatattgagttctgcttttctgatgtcatgcaataaaatgcaaattcattacttaaaaatcatacaatgtgattttctggatttttgttttagaatccttcacacacagttgaagagtacctatgataaatattacagacttctacatgctttgtaagtgggaaaacctgcaaaatcggcagtgtatcaaataccaaTAACAACAgataacataaaaatacaaaaagagcAACCCCAAATGTAACTCAAATGTCTTTACATAGAATAAAGAATGTAGAATTCTAGTTAAAGTCTCACCTTGTGAACGCTTCACCAGCTCTGCAGAGATCGTAACCAGCTTCTACCTCTATATACTCgtctggacagacagacactttcATCATCTCCTTATCAAGCACTGACTCAAACAGACCCCTCCCTAATTCAccctctcttgttctctcaTTCTATTACATCTCTCCTGGACAATAAAGGTACAGAGACGTATGACTATATATGGAAGTGTACATTAACAGCCCTCCCACATGCTCTGGTACACCTGTCCTGTCTGTTGGATAATTTACATTATAATAACAGAATAATGGATATCTCAGTGTGACACAGTCCTGAACTTTTATATTGAGTCAATGTTAAAATGTGAACTTTTACTTATTTAGACTGAAAAGGATCTtattatttactgtaaatgtatccAGGGTATCGTATATCATATTGTATCAGTAACAGTAATTACAATAATAGAACGTCTCTCTATGAATTAGGTTAAAAGACcgttaataaaataatattttaattagttttttaaCTTTATGGTTATTTATATTAACTGTTTGACATGTTGTTTCTGATCCATAATTGGAGTTAAAATATGTAGAACAGTTTTCCTGGCTCAGGTCGATGATGACATAATGGATGGACTGGCGAATATTTTGACTGTTTCCATACCAGCCCCTCAGATCACTCAGATGGTGACCTCCCTAGATACTTGTATAATAATTGATTAAAGTTGTGCTACATCAGTTATTGACATGATTGTTACAGTTTAGGTGTTTAATGTACAAATGTTGGAAATCATGATAGGAACTACAAATGACATTGCAAGCCCATCATAGTGTGACTTACATGCCTGATAAAGACTGTAATGCAGATGTTTCCTGACACCAGTGTCTTGAAACCAGGGTGGAGCTAGGACTCCAGAGTAAAACATTATCAGTTATGACTTGTCAGTTTATATTATACAATTAATCTTACTCGTCGGTGAAAGTTACAAGATTTGACATTTCCAACTTTGCATTGTATAAGGTCTCCACACAactgtattccatattctgtatAGTGTTCAACTTCTGGTTAGAGACAAttcctttaccctcagcttttCTTTCATCTCTGACATCCACTTTCAACTATGAGACCTTATATTCACAGATGTATGTCTTTTCAAATCAATTTCTGGTTAGAGACTCTACACTATTCCATATACTGTATAGTGTTCAACTTCTGGTTAGAGCCTCCACACTATTCTATATACTCTATAGTGTACTACTTGGAGTTAGAGCCTCCACACTATTTCATACTGTGTGCTGTATAGTGTTTAAATTCTGGTTAAAGCCTCCACACTATTCCATATACTGTGTAGTGTTCAACTTCTGGTTAGAGCCTCCACATTATTCTATAATCTGTGTAGTGTCCTACTTGTAGTTAGAGCCTCCACActatttatatatactgtatagtgtTCAACTTTTTGTTAGAGCCTCCACACTATTCCATATACTGTATAGTGTTCTACTTCTGGTTAGAGCCTCCACATTATTCTATAATCTGTGTAGTGTCCTACTTGTAGTTAGAGCCTCCACActatttatatatactgtatagtgtTCAACTTTTTGTTAGAGCTGCCACACTATTCCATATACTGTATAGTGTTCTACTTCTGGTTAGAGCCTCCACACTATTCCACATACTGTAGTGTTCTACTTCTGGTTAGAACCCCCACACTATTCCATATACTGTATAGAGTTCAACTTCTGGTTAGTCTCCACACTATTCcatgtattgtatattgttCTAGAACTGGTTAGAGCCTCCACACTATTCCACATACTGTAGTGTTCTACTTCTGGTTAGAACCCCCACACTATTCCATATAATGTATAGTGTTCAACTTCTGGTTAGTGCGTCCACAGTATTCCATAGTCTGTCATCTTTAACCATTTTGAAAAGGGCAGTTCAGTGTCCGGCCACCATTTTGAGAACTTTTCTGCCATTCTGTCTATTCTCCTCCCATTTCAGTTACCTAATTCCTACCCTTTGCTGGGTTTGGCCCCTCCTTACAGACTGGGTGGTCTACGGAGGCCTGAGAAGTCCAAACAGAGCCAAGGACAACAGGACCAGTCAGATAGCAGTAGGTCTGTGTCTGGGTCTCCTAGCGGTAACCAGGTCGGTCCGGTACCTGTACTGGATGCTGTTAACAGTGTAGGAGAAGGAACAGGaaacaggactgggacagtagAACCCAGAACAGATAGAAACAGGACCAGTAGAACCCAGAACAAGGAGAAATGGGACCGGGACAGTAGAACCCAGAACAGAGAGAAACGGGTCGGACAAGGGAAGACAGGAAGAACAGTTgtaggaggagagacagaaagtgagagaaaagaggatgacaacaaaggaagagaagagataatagaaaatatttgtaatttcatTAAATCTGTATTCATTTAGACTGATAAGGATATCATTATTTGATCCAGGTTATCTTATATTGGATTTTACTATACTCACAATGTATGAAAAActctgtttaaataaaaaagtaaatgtaatcaaataatattttaattgtataaCATACGTTTCTGGTTCATAATAGGAATTAGATTACATAGAACAGGTCAACATGTCAAGGATgacctgtttctctctgttctcattcctcccctcctcctccatcactacaacacagagaatAACATGTGAACCAGTCTATGCAAATTGTACTAATTAATAAATGcttgtgggctgtgtccagagcaGTGATTCTGTTGCATTAATTTTAAAGGGGCACACTGCCATGGCTGTCACGGTCGTGAGATGAGAAGGACGCAGGCGCAGAGTATAGGTAgtgaagataatccatgtttaatgaaaaataaagaaggactccaacaaaacaaaaggcagcaaccagtgacgtgggtattccttacacaggataaacaaaaccaaaatgaaccacacctctgggcctacaaactgaacttaaaaagggtccccaattggaggcaataactaacacctgcctc from Esox lucius isolate fEsoLuc1 chromosome 24, fEsoLuc1.pri, whole genome shotgun sequence carries:
- the LOC106023752 gene encoding uncharacterized protein LOC106023752 isoform X1, with product MARLFLLVLSVSVISAVRGEVFENFNQCNRFFFKGKPVQGLDIAMNTPKPHDGVTISKEELREESVKLYQEIYNILHNNNYKTDLLKACSQDNINVYTLLEHVKCGIDQVPVELNYIQSALDMVIQQCQDLSNLVTNDKLKAKLETIIQTSKEVKEKIQDFRNKPDSLKDPQEDLNICLSAYEAASPAYICQKYGDKPGDNYQFATLYDRGRRIPLYSAYKMDLTGNTKRTGVIKYYEPQLVHAGLDSEQKDVKKVKESLKKYNGDKNCNAKYLAYRERYKLRWSQATVDDFTSFDQGHLNPAGHHAEGDGSEATMTFTNVAPQSKKMNNEAWSKYEINLRKNYRDELAGDLNSVTFKNCDHLYVVTGVVPGNTWQFGRVNVPSYYWSAHCCTRKDEGPIQSGGAVCPNRDDGEVEEFDSVDELEVKLKTLIEKELHLKLNNPINIFDKCVPQLTRSKSLPSIPSDSIDPLKPKRPKEYK